From a region of the Castor canadensis chromosome 7, mCasCan1.hap1v2, whole genome shotgun sequence genome:
- the LOC109698147 gene encoding probable gluconokinase, protein MAAPGVLLVMGGSGSGKSTVGAQLASELGWKFYDADDYHPEENRRKMGKGIPLNDQDRIPWLCNLHDILLRDVSSGQHVVLACSALKKTYRDILLRGKDSAPLCHGEAGKEELAEMPLLVIHLSGSFEVISGRLLQRKGHFMPPELLQSQFDTLEPPSAPENFIQISVDKKLPEIVATVMETLQMK, encoded by the exons ATGGCCGCGCCGGGCGTGCTACTGGTGATGGGCGGCAGCGGCTCGGGAAA ATCAACAGTGGGTGCCCAGCTGGCCTCTGAGCTAGGATGGAAATTTTATGATGCAGATGACTATCACCCGGAGGAAAATCGCAGGAAGATGGGAAAAGGGATACCGCTGAATGACCAGGACAGGATTCCATGGCTCTGCAACTTGCATGACATTTTACTAAGAGATGTATCCTCAGGACAGCACGTGGTTTTAGCTTGTTCAGCCCTGAAGAAGACATATAGAGACATCCTGCTACGAGGAAAGGATAGTGCACCTCTGTGCCATGGGGAAGCAGGAAAGGAAGAGCTGGCTGAGATGCCGCTTTTGGTGATCCATCTGAGCGGGTCGTTTGAGGTCATCTCTGGACGCTTACTCCaaagaaaaggacattttatGCCCCCTGAGCTATTGCAGTCACAGTTTGATACTCTGGAGCCCCCATCAGCTCCAGAAAACTTCATCCAAATCAGTGTGGACAAAAAGCTTCCAGAGATCGTTGCTACAGTCATGGAAACTCTGCAGATGAAATGA